Genomic window (Rosa chinensis cultivar Old Blush chromosome 6, RchiOBHm-V2, whole genome shotgun sequence):
CCATGAGAGAGTGGCAGAAGCCAGATAAGATACTAACCTTACAAGTATGGCCTTTATATTCTTGAAGTAATTCAGCGGAAGACCTACCATAAGAAAGAGTTAGTGAAAGGGCTGTGAAATCTAAGCAATTTCTGTCTCCTATAAGTGATATCAGACATAATTACCTGTCGAGGAGTCGTATAGTCGAATCTAAGCAGCTTGCTAATATGCAGTTACCATCATTTGACATTGAGATACAGTTCACAGGTTGTCCCAAGTCATCGGATAGCTCTCTATGCAATAAAACATTAGAAAACATCATTAATATCAACATTTGACAATAATCAACTCAAAAATTTGAACAGTAAGTTTAGCAAAAAAAGACATTGCCATACATTCTTGTTGATAAAGTAACAaagtttaaccataaaatgggtATCATCAACATACCTTCCCATACGAATGTCAAATGTTCGAACAGTACCATCAACACTTCCACCAATTATCTCAGTCTTTGTTAAACAAACAGACATTACACTATCTGTAAACGAGTCAATTATCTGCAAATTAACCACAAATGAAACACAATCAATTATAAGCATCAATATAaacaaatagagagagagagagagagagagagagagagagagactaccTGAATAGGCTCAGTACTCTGAGACCTGCAGTCCCAAGCACGCAATGACTGATCATATCCTGCTGAGACTACAACAGATGCATACTCATTGAACTTCACAGCATTCACCCCTCCATCATGGCCCCGAAATTTTCGAATGACTCGACCAGATGCCACATCCCAATAGAAGATTTGTCTGTCGCCACCACCTGAACATAATTTGGAGTTGTCCCTACAAATTCAGAAGGTCACATTTTCAGTGGGTCAATTGGGTGGTGAAACTTTGAGACCAGAATGGAAAAGTATGTACGACTTACAAGGTGACATGGACATCACGGACTTCACGGCCATGGGACTTGTAGGTCTTAATGTGGATGCCACGGTGAGGGTTCCAGAGTCGTATGGTTCGGTCTTTCCCGCAGCTGAGGCAGTAATTTCCGTCTTTATTGAACCTCGCTGCTAATACTGCTCCCTCATGCCCTTTAAGTACATTTACCTCCTTCTTTGGCAGATCTGAGACACTCATCTCCTTCCTACTTGCTCTCTGCTCACTCCTTGTTGAGGGGGCCAACTGGGTATTTTCTGGTGTGATCAGGACCAGAAGGGAGAATTTAGCTTGGGGTTACTTGGGATATGAATTAGATTGGGAAAAAATTGGGAAGTTCAAAACTATATATTTTTGCTTAAGTTGGAAATTCAATATCCTATCTTATAGTTTGCCCTAATTTTGGTCAAAACTTATTTTTAAGTCCAAAGATTATATATTTAGGCTCCAAGACATCAAAGAAAGACCATTCTAATTAGAGATCGATGTATGAACTACTGTGAATCGGTGCCCAAATTCATCAACGAGGAATAATGATCCTAATAATCTCCTGTTGCTCAGCCAAAAATCCGGGAACCTGAAGGGACTATTCCTATCACTTTAGATTGGTCCGGcaaaaattaaagagaattggaCTGTGATGTGAATCCGAATATAAGCAAAACTTCTAAAtatgcaaaagaaaaatatgcgaCAAGCTGGAATTACAAAACGCTCTATCCAGTTTACACTAGACTAGTAGACTCTGCTTCCTATTTGTTGATTGTTCGAACAAGTGAACTCATTACACTCTGCAAGGTGGCTCTTTTCTTCCACTGACAGAaggaaaatgtcaaaaatttaacatATAAGAATTGAAGTTCATTGTGCCTCCTGTTTTTCTCTGGTGAATGCAGGTATAAGTATAAACaacaatagaaaaaaaaaaaagaggcattATCCAATCTCCTATAAGATATTATAGTATCCCATAATTTGTTCTGTAAATCTCTCTGGCCTCTGGGGCAGGCTTATACCCAACAAAGATAAACAGCTCTATTATTCTTACAAGGATACACCAACTTGGTTATTACAATTCTATCATGCTCATCATTATCAGAAccctaataattagaaaattgcATCTGCTTGTATTGAAATaaatgaaaaagtaaaaaagcGGAATGATAGGCCTAACCTGTAAAGCTCGCTTCTGGGTTGATCAATCAATTGATCAAGTTGGAGATGGGCAAAGACAATTCGTTCTAGTCAGGTTTCAAGAATCAAGTATGAGCAAATCTGATCGGTAAGGTAATTCTAATCAGACTGAAGAAACTTGGATTCTTTTCCTGGGTAAAATGAAGCTCCGGTTGGAGCTACCGGAGTTGAACTCCGTACAGAGCCTAGCCTTGCGGTGGAGCTTGCTGGCGGCGCGTCGGAGCTTCTTCAACTCGTCAACGACGTCGTCTGCGCTGGAAAGTTCGTCAGCGGCAGCGGAGCCTTTAGAATCGCGCTATTGACTCATTTGTTCGGGGGAGATTAGGAAACTTCAAAGGACTCGaatttccacccttggatgctTCCACTTCTTCTTCATGCTCCAGAGAGAGCAGAGCCGTGGATTTCCGATCTTGGCACCGCTCTTCAGGCCTCGAAGCGACTTGTATTGGTGGCCCGTAGCTTCAATTCCAATTGTGACGCTCCTATGCTCGCCGTTATTGCTATTCTAGAACGGGAATTAAGAAAAGTACATAGCTGAATTGTTAGTTTTCGTTTTATGTTAAGTCGATTTTCGCAGAACAAAgttagttttagttttagttttcgtTTTATgttagttttagttttctttaaaATCTTAGAGACATCAACTTGAAGAATAACAAAGTTAAGAAAGTTAAATTATTTAGTTTTCTAGCGATATACCAACCTTATTGatgtgagaaagaagaaaggtaATCAGTAATTACCTTATTGATATGTGGCCGAATTAATTAGCAATTAATTCcacaataaattaaaaaattatagtAGAACTGTAAGGTTTTAAGCAGAGCGCGGCAACGGATATCCCTTCCATTTTGTTGTTTATCCTTTTCACTCCGTGAAGCTTTGGTGTGGATTGTGGAGATTGGGCATTGGGGTTTAGCAGTTAGCACAGAGTGGTGGTGTTTGAAGGTCAAAACATTTTCTCCGGCTTGTCTTGGTGATCGACAATTTTGCAGCGTGGGGAGGTAGATTGATTAAGGTCGGATCTCGAAGGTTAGTTTGAGAGCCAGGCGGGCTCTGGTGGAGAGAGTTGGAATCGGGCCAAGTCGACCGACCCATGTTGAGGACGAGTTTGGGTTATCTTGGACTGTGGATTCTCGGGAAGAGGCATAAAGCTTAATTTTGGCCAGTGGTGTAATGGTGATGAGGATGATCAATTAGAGTGGTCGCCAACTGGATTTGGTGTCTCTGAGGCCGGTGACGAGGGCTTTCTAGGCTATTAGGCTTGGGCCTATGGATATGGGCTTGAGTCCCatgggctctctctctctctctctctctctctctctctctctctctctctctctctctctctctctctctctctctctctctctctctctatttgttTATATTGATGCTTATAATTGATTGTGTTTCATTTGTGGTTAATTTGCAGATAATTGACTCGTTTACAGATAGTGTAATGTCTGTTTGTTTAACAAAGACTGAGATAATTGGTGGAAGTGTTGATGGTACTGTTCGAACATTTGACATTCGTATGGGAAGGTATGTTGATGATacccattttatggttaaacttTGTTACTTTATCAACAAGAATGTATGGCAATGTCTTTTTTTGCTAAACTTACTGTTCAAAATTTTGAGTTGATTATTGTCAAATGTTGATATTAATGATGTTTTCTAATGTTTTATTGCATAGAGAGCTATCCGATGACTTGGGACAACCTGTGAACTGTATCTCAATGTCAAATGATGGTAACTGCATATTAGCACCTGCTTAGATTCGACTATACGACTCCTCGACAGGTAATTATGTCTGATATCACTTATAGGAGACAGAAATTGCTTAGATTTCACAGCCCTTTCACTAACTCTTTCTTATGGTAGGTCTTCCGCTGAATTACTTCAAGAATATAAAGGCCATACTTGTAAGGTTAGTATCTTATCTGGCTTCTGCCACTCTCTCATGGTTTCTTTGCCATTATCTAACTCGGATGCTCCTtcctcttttgtttcttttgatatgttgatatgACTTCATGTGCATTTTTGTAGTTCTCATGGTTCTTATTAGAGCATTCCCATCCCATATGTTGTCAGTTCATCGTTCTTTTCATGACCTGTATACACCTTGCTATAATTGACACTTACTGTTCCGGCAGTCTCATCATACCTATCGGTTTTTCTTTATCAGTCTTACAAATTGGACTGCTGCCTTACCAACACTGATGCCCATGTAATCGGAGGATCTGAGGATGGTTCAATTTTCTTCTGGGATCTAGTAGATGCATCTGTTGTGTCAAGTATCCGAGCACATTCGTCAGTGGTAAAGCCTATTTTTCATTTACATGAATTGTGGTTTTCCTTTCGAATAGTTCTGACTGCTCGTGATATCCCTGCTACTTTGTGTTCCTAAGTATCCCCAAATAAAATACAGGAATAAtgtgtaattttttgttttctataaaTGCTGATGGTTTTTTCACTTATTTTTAGCCTCTCTTCTTTGTTCCCACTGTTGTTTTGCTCTCCATTtgtgttagtttttttttttttttacttacaTTGCCAGCTTATGAATCTGTATATTtacatgtttttattttgatgcACTGTCATGATAGACTACATAATGTTGGTTAGTCCTCCCTCTATCAAAATCCTTCCATCCCATGAAAATTAACAGGACAAACCATTTTAGAACTTGGAGAGATGCCACTTAACTTCAAATGGCTGTACAAGGTTCTACATTATACAAAACACTCGGTCTCTATTACCACATGTCATTGTATATGTTAAATTATTAGGTTGTCACAGGCTTCTAACATGCCACTGAAATAAAAGATTCTGCTCCTGCGTTTATCTATTTTATGGCTTTCTAGAGAAGTTCCACATGACTGCAATCTTAATCAGTTAATTGGGACTGTCGGTAGCAATAGTATGATCTTAGTCCTGATGTATCTATGTCTAGGTAAATAGTTGGACAGGCAGTTAAGCTTTGTTAATGAATACATTGTGAAATATAGTTGTTTACTTGTGTAAAATGATTATATGGTTTGATCTCTTGGTGCATCCTGGATGTGAATTCGGTATTTGGCCATTTTCATCAAGGAATTATGTTACAATATCTGTTATCATTATTAGGTGTTAGTCGTTTTATGTTATACATCAATCCATCAATCAATCCCACACAGTCCAATCAATCCCACAGAAAATGAATATCA
Coding sequences:
- the LOC112169787 gene encoding WD repeat domain-containing protein 83 — its product is MSVSDLPKKEVNVLKGHEGAVLAARFNKDGNYCLSCGKDRTIRLWNPHRGIHIKTYKSHGREVRDVHVTLDNSKLCSGGGDRQIFYWDVASGRVIRKFRGHDGGVNAVKFNEYASVVVSAGYDQSLRAWDCRSQSTEPIQIIDSFTDSVMSVCLTKTEIIGGSVDGTVRTFDIRMGRELSDDLGQPVNCISMSNDGNCILASCLDSTIRLLDRSSAELLQEYKGHTCKSYKLDCCLTNTDAHVIGGSEDGSIFFWDLVDASVVSSIRAHSSVVTSVGYHPKDNCMVSSSVDGTIKVWKT